One window of the Mytilus galloprovincialis chromosome 14, xbMytGall1.hap1.1, whole genome shotgun sequence genome contains the following:
- the LOC143058543 gene encoding tubulin delta chain-like has translation MSAVFLHVGQCGNQIGKDFWKKTSQDKAVHEGHTFIHPDGKQRSVHVDSEPKVVQKACKGLKIRDGNIVSGKRGRGTNWALGYHGLKKSGEDHILEDTSNQVRKEIERCDMYSGCIMMHSLTGGTGSGLGSRLCEAMREEYPMNHLISCTVAPCLTGESPLQNYNALLTLSYLQRNTDCVVLTYNDDVLGKLQRKMESVSFDVMNTSIASALGGVFLPTDTMTPKTGPSIGMEPWEMIRSVCPLPANKFVQVHHIAKSKLSWAGLQKQMSQGIRRHDSKGNVFGSIGNVVIARGDSTETFYPQMTQGLEKKFRKSFNTVSWNPFPIDIWTAKTNSIGPKDTASITVASNSESIVEYLETVYERSRVKFAAKAYLHWYNKYGVTNEDFEEAFDVVEDIIQNYKSAFS, from the exons ATGTCAGCAGTATTTCTACATGTCGGTCAATGCGGAAACCAAATAGGAAAGGATTTCTGGAAGAAAACATCACAAGACAAAGCTGTTCATGAagg ACACACTTTCATACACCCTGATGGAAAACAAAGATCTGTACATGTAGATAGTGAGCCAAAAGTTGTACAAAAGGCTTGTAAAGGTCTCAAAATAAG agatGGAAACATTGTATCTGGAAAGAGAGGAAGAGGAACAAACTGGGCGTTag GTTACCATGGACTGAAGAAGAGTGGAGAAGATCATATACTAGAGGATACATCAAACCAAGTCAGGAAAGAAATTGAGAG ATGTGACATGTACAGTGGTTGTATAATGATGCACAGTTTGACTGGCGGTACAGGTTCAG gaTTAGGATCTCGTCTGTGTGAGGCCATGAGAGAGGAATATCCCATGAACCATCTGATTTCCTGTACTGTGGCACCATGTTTGACAGGAGAAAGTCCATTACAGAACTATAATGCTTTGCTAACACTGTCATACCTTCAAAG GAATACTGACTGTGTTGTTCTGACCTATAACGATGATGTTCTGGGAAAACTGCAGAGAAAGATGGAGAGCGTTTCTTTTGATGTCATGAACACCTCTATAGCCTCTGCTCTAGGTGGAGTATTCCTGCCCACAGATACCATGACACCAAAAAC tgGACCAAGTATTGGTATGGAACCTTGGGAGATGATAAGATCCGTTTGTCCTCTTCCTGCAAATAAATTTGTACAGGTCCATCATATAGCTAAGAG TAAGCTGTCTTGGGCAGGACTACAGAAACAGATGAGCCAAGGCATTAGACGACATGATAGCAAAGGAAATGTA TTTGGTAGTATAGGTAATGTAGTGATAGCACGAGGTGACAGTACAGAGACATTTTACCCCCAGATGACACAGGGGCTGGAGAAAAAGTTCCGTAAATCTTTCAACACTGTCAGCTGGAATCCCTTCCCTATAGATATTTGGACTG CCAAAACAAACAGTATTGGACCAAAAGACACGGCTTCAATAACAGTAGCATCAAATTCAGAGTCAATAGTAGAATACCTTGAGACTGTCTATGAGAGGTCAAGGGTCAAATTCGCTGCCAAAGCATATCTCCATTGGTACAACAAGTATGGAGTAACCAAT GAGGATTTTGAAGAAGCATTTGATGTTGTAGAGGACATTATACAGAATTATAAAAgtgcattttcataa